From Zingiber officinale cultivar Zhangliang chromosome 5B, Zo_v1.1, whole genome shotgun sequence, the proteins below share one genomic window:
- the LOC121984664 gene encoding ubiquitin-conjugating enzyme E2-23 kDa-like isoform X1 produces MSSPSKRREMDLMKLMMGDYKVEMPNDKMQVFFVDFHGPKESLYQGGVWRVRVELPDAYPYKSPSIGFVNKMYHPNVDEMSGSICLDVINQTWSPMFDLVNVFEVFLPQLLLYPNPSDPLNGEASALMLHDQSAYEQKVKEYCRLFAKPEDVGNSPEDESSDEEMMENEYDSSDEQMLGKPDP; encoded by the exons ATGTCGTCTCCGAGCAAGCGCCGCGAGATGGACCTCATGAAACT GATGATGGGCGACTATAAGGTGGAGATGCCGAATGACAAGATGCAAGTGTTCTTCGTGGACTTCCATGGTCCCAAAGAGA GCCTTTATCAAGGAGGCGTGTGGAGAGTAAGGGTGGAACTACCAGATGCTTATCCTTACAAGTCTCCCTCAATTGGCTTTGTAAATAAGATGTATCATCCTAACGTCGATGAGAT GTCTGGTTCGATTTGTTTGGATGTTATCAATCAAACTTGGAGTCCCATGTTTG ATCTTGTCAATGTATTCGAAGTGTTTCTCCCGCAACTCCTTCTGTATCCGAATCCTTCAGATCCATTGAATGGGGAGGCTTCTGCGCTAATGTTGCATGATCAATCAGCTTATGAACAAAAAGTGAAAG AATATTGCCGGCTATTCGCAAAGCCGGAGGACGTCGGTAATTCTCCAGAAGACGAATCAAGCGACGAAGAAATGATGGAAAATGAATATGATTCTAGTGATGAACAAATGTTAGGAAAACCCGACCCTTGA
- the LOC121984664 gene encoding ubiquitin-conjugating enzyme E2-23 kDa-like isoform X2, translated as MTRCKCSSWTSMVPKRAGLYQGGVWRVRVELPDAYPYKSPSIGFVNKMYHPNVDEMSGSICLDVINQTWSPMFDLVNVFEVFLPQLLLYPNPSDPLNGEASALMLHDQSAYEQKVKEYCRLFAKPEDVGNSPEDESSDEEMMENEYDSSDEQMLGKPDP; from the exons ATGACAAGATGCAAGTGTTCTTCGTGGACTTCCATGGTCCCAAAGAGA GCAGGCCTTTATCAAGGAGGCGTGTGGAGAGTAAGGGTGGAACTACCAGATGCTTATCCTTACAAGTCTCCCTCAATTGGCTTTGTAAATAAGATGTATCATCCTAACGTCGATGAGAT GTCTGGTTCGATTTGTTTGGATGTTATCAATCAAACTTGGAGTCCCATGTTTG ATCTTGTCAATGTATTCGAAGTGTTTCTCCCGCAACTCCTTCTGTATCCGAATCCTTCAGATCCATTGAATGGGGAGGCTTCTGCGCTAATGTTGCATGATCAATCAGCTTATGAACAAAAAGTGAAAG AATATTGCCGGCTATTCGCAAAGCCGGAGGACGTCGGTAATTCTCCAGAAGACGAATCAAGCGACGAAGAAATGATGGAAAATGAATATGATTCTAGTGATGAACAAATGTTAGGAAAACCCGACCCTTGA